One genomic segment of Penaeus chinensis breed Huanghai No. 1 chromosome 13, ASM1920278v2, whole genome shotgun sequence includes these proteins:
- the LOC125031937 gene encoding kinase suppressor of Ras 2-like isoform X2, with amino-acid sequence MSWGGGGGRLAAGGLYGDGYNQPHHQQQQVGVGVDVGVQEVIARALETCETHHQFIASQAEHLERLRSQCATSAQLTQQEIRTLEGKLVKLFSLQLVTKRHLPSGVPLPRELQLYPSLKQWLQVVGLCKDSVIGMCQRVSTLEGLLEKRENELRNILNDYGADKSEAHKLARAMHNLKRYTEIQMQGQAGDPNNSDLPLYWDSWENCPPSPRASTRAQRECRSSVSSSDGDGGSVTSGSTSGGAWSGDGSRASNKGAPVSQRSSDDSSTPSSPPPPLSLVPPLSPGGPLHTSSTLNLPGSITVFSEKRYTPPPTPSIIPKGKSSGDKKFPTTPPPGKKYQTGLLNPLQPSLGRSTSHESQLAPRAEGHEQQSSALLRKLNHFWLGGSLEQLVTRRTRLHSESEASADNSGKRVDGSRTRTEVRDLKTPQNSPAPSTLASPIKSPHYPDPAKDDSHIMKTTLSVPKSPRTPTLAGSMGHNVQHRFIKTIKSATCGYCHHKFSILGGLRCKECNYKCHRECEPKVPPSCGLPQELLILFADTWKKVGMDGSGGLHRGGTPGVSPSHHHTNDVFSPLRVGQMSNSQPSISIPSFQDPNSSSNTSSCNSSTPSSPALIISASPARHDAFHFPTTRGFHFPEVNEDCGDIPLDMRLISPRPPTKAPISASSTQSDVIDSRQSHDSDRTVSQTSGSGSTGTDDSERTIAGRVDSQDSTVSDGENADPRCTRQNSVSSVSQSLREWDIPYDELDRGEVIGRGRFGIVYSGNWHGQVAIKELRMDYVNDEKTLEAFKAEVSTFRKTRHENLVLFMGACMKPPRLAIVTSLCKGMTLYKHIHVLKDKFNMSRTILIAQQISQGMGYLHARGIVHKDLKTKNIFLESGKVVITDFGLFNVTRLCHDSRRGNWLSIPPGWLCYLSPEVMRNLRVIQKQDDGLPFTTYSDVYCFGTVWYELLCGEWPHKGLPPEAIIWQVGRGMKPSLAHLQASRDVKDILMACWSYRPDERPEFSTMLNSLTRLPKKRLHRSPSHPIHLSRSAESVL; translated from the exons ATGTCctggggcggcggcggagggaggcTGGCGGCGGGAGGGCTCTACGGGGATGGCTACAACCAACCccatcaccagcagcagcaggtgggcgtgggcgtggacgTGGGCGTGCAGGAGGTGATAGCGCGGGCGCTGGAGACGTGTGAGACCCACCACCAGTTCATCGCCTCGCAGGCAGAGCACCTGGAACGCCTGAGGTCGCAGTGTGCCACCAGCGCCCAGCTCACGCAGCAGGAGATCCGCACGCTCGAG GGCAAGTTAGTGAAGCTGTTCAGCCTACAACTTGTAACCAAGCGGCACTTACCCTCGGGTGTGCCCTTACCTCGTGAGCTGCAGCTTTACCCCTCGCTCAAGCAATGGCTGCAAGTGGTTGGACTCTGCAAAGATTCTGTTATT GGTATGTGCCAGAGAGTCTCCACACTAGAAGGATTacttgaaaaaagagaaaatgaattacGTAACATCCTCAATGATTATGGAGCCGACAAAAGTGAAGCCCATAAGCTGGCAAGGGCCATGCATAATCTCAAACGATACACAG AGATACAAATGCAAGGTCAGGCAGGAGACCCAAACAACTCAGACCTGCCTTTATACTGGGACTCTTGGGAGAACTGCCCTCCTTCTCCTCGAGCCTCTACCCGAGCACAGAGAGAGTGTCGCTCGTCTGTGTCCTCGTCTGATGGAGATGGTGGGAGTGTCACCAGTGGCAGTACTAGTGGAGGAGCATGGAGTGGAGATGGGAGTCGAGCCAGCAACAAAGGGGCACCAGTCAGTCAACGTAGTAGTGATGactcttccactccttcctcaccccctcctcctttgtcCCTAGTTCCTCCACTAAGTCCTGGTGGGCCACTCCACACTTCCTCCACTCTAAACCTTCCTGGGAGTATCACAGTCTTCTCTGAGAAGCGATATACTCCTCCCCCAACTCCTAGTATTATCCCAAAGGGCAAGAGTTCAG GTGACAAGAAATTCCCAACAACACCTCCTCCAGGCAAGAAATACCAAACTGGCCTCTTAAATCCCCTGCAGCCATCTTTAGGACGTTCTACATCGCATGAGTCACAGCTTGCGCCAAGGGCTGAAGGTCATGAACAGCAGTCTTCAGCACTTCTCAG AAAGCTTAATCACTTCTGGTTGGGTGGCAGCTTGGAGCAACTTGTGACTCGAAGGACGCGCCTTCACTCAGAGTCTGAGGCTTCAGCAGACAACTCTGGCAAGAGGGTGGATGGGAGCCGGACCAGAACGGAGGTGCGGGACCTAAAGACACCTCAGAACTCTCCAGCACCTTCGACTCTTGCCAGCCCCATCAAGTCACCTCACTACCCAGATCCTGCCAAAGATGACAGTCATATAATGAAAA CTACTCTTTCAGTACCAAAGTCTCCACGCACCCCTACTCTAGCTGGTTCAATGGGTCACAATGTGCAGCATCGCTTCATAAAGACGATCAAGTCTGCCACTTGTGGTTACTGTCATCACAAGTTTTCTATTTTAGGTG GTCTGAGGTGCAAGGAGTGCAACTACAAGTGTCATCGTGAATGTGAGCCAAAAGTGCCACCTTCCTGTGGATTGCCACAAGAGTTGCTCATACTATTTGCTGAT ACTTGGAAGAAGGTTGGTATGGATGGAAGTGGTGGACTGCACAGAGGAGGCACTCCAGGAGTCTCTCCTTCTCACCATCATACAAATGATGTCTTCTCTCCTCTACGGGTCGGCCAGATGTCCAACTCTCAGCCGTCCATTAGCATACCATCCTTCCAG GACCCCAATTCCAGTTCGAACACATCCAGCTGCAACTCCTCAACCCCCTCCAGCCCAGCCCTCATCATTTCAGCCTCTCCTGCAAGGCATGATGCATTCCATTTTCCAA CCACTCGAGGATTCCATTTCCCAG AGGTGAATGAGGACTGTGGGGACATTCCCCTGGATATGCGGCTTATTTCACCCCGACCCCCTACCAAGGCCCCTATATCAGCTTCCTCCACCCAAAGTGATGTGATAGACTCAAGACAGTCTCATGATTCTGACCGCACTGTGTCACAAACCTCAGG GTCTGGCAGTACTGGCACTGATGATTCTGAGCGCACAATAGCAGGTCGTGTAGATTCGCAAGATTCCACAGTATCTGATGGAGAAAATGCAGATCCGCGATGTACTCGTCAGAACAGTGTCAGTAGTGTGTCCCAGTCTCTCCGAGAATGGGATATTCCCTACGATGAACTTGATAGAGGAGAAGTCATTGGACGAGGAAGATTTGGCATTGTATATTCAGGAAATTGGCATGGACAAGTGGCTATAAAAGAGTTGCGAATGGACTATGTTAATGATGAGAAAACTCTTGAAGCATTTAAGGCAGAG GTGAGCACTTTCCGCAAGACCCGGCATGAGAATTTGGTCCTGTTCATGGGTGCATGTATGAAGCCCCCAAGACTGGCCATAGTGACAAGCCTATGCAAGGGCATGACACTCTACAAACACATTCATGTACTGAAAGACAAATTCAATATGTCACGCACCATCTTGATTGCTCAGCAAATTTCACAG GGTATGGGCTACCTTCATGCAAGGGGCATCGTTCACAAGGACCTTAAGACCAAGAATATATTCCTGGAGAGTGGCAAGGTTGTCATCACAGACTTTGGTCTCTTCAATGTTACGAGACTCTGTCACGATAGCAG ACGAGGCAACTGGTTAAGTATTCCTCCTGGTTGGTTGTGTTATCTCTCCCCTGAGGTCATGAGAAACTTGCGTGTGATACAGAAACAAGACGATGGCCTTCCTTTCACCACATATTCAGATGTTTATTGTTTCGG
- the LOC125031937 gene encoding kinase suppressor of Ras 2-like isoform X5 gives MSWGGGGGRLAAGGLYGDGYNQPHHQQQQVGVGVDVGVQEVIARALETCETHHQFIASQAEHLERLRSQCATSAQLTQQEIRTLEGKLVKLFSLQLVTKRHLPSGVPLPRELQLYPSLKQWLQVVGLCKDSVIGMCQRVSTLEGLLEKRENELRNILNDYGADKSEAHKLARAMHNLKRYTEIQMQGQAGDPNNSDLPLYWDSWENCPPSPRASTRAQRECRSSVSSSDGDGGSVTSGSTSGGAWSGDGSRASNKGAPVSQRSSDDSSTPSSPPPPLSLVPPLSPGGPLHTSSTLNLPGSITVFSEKRYTPPPTPSIIPKGKSSGDKKFPTTPPPGKKYQTGLLNPLQPSLGRSTSHESQLAPRAEGHEQQSSALLRKLNHFWLGGSLEQLVTRRTRLHSESEASADNSGKRVDGSRTRTEVRDLKTPQNSPAPSTLASPIKSPHYPDPAKDDSHIMKTTLSVPKSPRTPTLAGSMGHNVQHRFIKTIKSATCGYCHHKFSILGGLRCKECNYKCHRECEPKVPPSCGLPQELLILFADTWKKVGMDGSGGLHRGGTPGVSPSHHHTNDVFSPLRVGQMSNSQPSISIPSFQDPNSSSNTSSCNSSTPSSPALIISASPARHDAFHFPKVNEDCGDIPLDMRLISPRPPTKAPISASSTQSDVIDSRQSHDSDRTVSQTSGSGSTGTDDSERTIAGRVDSQDSTVSDGENADPRCTRQNSVSSVSQSLREWDIPYDELDRGEVIGRGRFGIVYSGNWHGQVAIKELRMDYVNDEKTLEAFKAEVSTFRKTRHENLVLFMGACMKPPRLAIVTSLCKGMTLYKHIHVLKDKFNMSRTILIAQQISQGMGYLHARGIVHKDLKTKNIFLESGKVVITDFGLFNVTRLCHDSRRGNWLSIPPGWLCYLSPEVMRNLRVIQKQDDGLPFTTYSDVYCFGTVWYELLCGEWPHKGLPPEAIIWQVGRGMKPSLAHLQASRDVKDILMACWSYRPDERPEFSTMLNSLTRLPKKRLHRSPSHPIHLSRSAESVL, from the exons ATGTCctggggcggcggcggagggaggcTGGCGGCGGGAGGGCTCTACGGGGATGGCTACAACCAACCccatcaccagcagcagcaggtgggcgtgggcgtggacgTGGGCGTGCAGGAGGTGATAGCGCGGGCGCTGGAGACGTGTGAGACCCACCACCAGTTCATCGCCTCGCAGGCAGAGCACCTGGAACGCCTGAGGTCGCAGTGTGCCACCAGCGCCCAGCTCACGCAGCAGGAGATCCGCACGCTCGAG GGCAAGTTAGTGAAGCTGTTCAGCCTACAACTTGTAACCAAGCGGCACTTACCCTCGGGTGTGCCCTTACCTCGTGAGCTGCAGCTTTACCCCTCGCTCAAGCAATGGCTGCAAGTGGTTGGACTCTGCAAAGATTCTGTTATT GGTATGTGCCAGAGAGTCTCCACACTAGAAGGATTacttgaaaaaagagaaaatgaattacGTAACATCCTCAATGATTATGGAGCCGACAAAAGTGAAGCCCATAAGCTGGCAAGGGCCATGCATAATCTCAAACGATACACAG AGATACAAATGCAAGGTCAGGCAGGAGACCCAAACAACTCAGACCTGCCTTTATACTGGGACTCTTGGGAGAACTGCCCTCCTTCTCCTCGAGCCTCTACCCGAGCACAGAGAGAGTGTCGCTCGTCTGTGTCCTCGTCTGATGGAGATGGTGGGAGTGTCACCAGTGGCAGTACTAGTGGAGGAGCATGGAGTGGAGATGGGAGTCGAGCCAGCAACAAAGGGGCACCAGTCAGTCAACGTAGTAGTGATGactcttccactccttcctcaccccctcctcctttgtcCCTAGTTCCTCCACTAAGTCCTGGTGGGCCACTCCACACTTCCTCCACTCTAAACCTTCCTGGGAGTATCACAGTCTTCTCTGAGAAGCGATATACTCCTCCCCCAACTCCTAGTATTATCCCAAAGGGCAAGAGTTCAG GTGACAAGAAATTCCCAACAACACCTCCTCCAGGCAAGAAATACCAAACTGGCCTCTTAAATCCCCTGCAGCCATCTTTAGGACGTTCTACATCGCATGAGTCACAGCTTGCGCCAAGGGCTGAAGGTCATGAACAGCAGTCTTCAGCACTTCTCAG AAAGCTTAATCACTTCTGGTTGGGTGGCAGCTTGGAGCAACTTGTGACTCGAAGGACGCGCCTTCACTCAGAGTCTGAGGCTTCAGCAGACAACTCTGGCAAGAGGGTGGATGGGAGCCGGACCAGAACGGAGGTGCGGGACCTAAAGACACCTCAGAACTCTCCAGCACCTTCGACTCTTGCCAGCCCCATCAAGTCACCTCACTACCCAGATCCTGCCAAAGATGACAGTCATATAATGAAAA CTACTCTTTCAGTACCAAAGTCTCCACGCACCCCTACTCTAGCTGGTTCAATGGGTCACAATGTGCAGCATCGCTTCATAAAGACGATCAAGTCTGCCACTTGTGGTTACTGTCATCACAAGTTTTCTATTTTAGGTG GTCTGAGGTGCAAGGAGTGCAACTACAAGTGTCATCGTGAATGTGAGCCAAAAGTGCCACCTTCCTGTGGATTGCCACAAGAGTTGCTCATACTATTTGCTGAT ACTTGGAAGAAGGTTGGTATGGATGGAAGTGGTGGACTGCACAGAGGAGGCACTCCAGGAGTCTCTCCTTCTCACCATCATACAAATGATGTCTTCTCTCCTCTACGGGTCGGCCAGATGTCCAACTCTCAGCCGTCCATTAGCATACCATCCTTCCAG GACCCCAATTCCAGTTCGAACACATCCAGCTGCAACTCCTCAACCCCCTCCAGCCCAGCCCTCATCATTTCAGCCTCTCCTGCAAGGCATGATGCATTCCATTTTCCAA AGGTGAATGAGGACTGTGGGGACATTCCCCTGGATATGCGGCTTATTTCACCCCGACCCCCTACCAAGGCCCCTATATCAGCTTCCTCCACCCAAAGTGATGTGATAGACTCAAGACAGTCTCATGATTCTGACCGCACTGTGTCACAAACCTCAGG GTCTGGCAGTACTGGCACTGATGATTCTGAGCGCACAATAGCAGGTCGTGTAGATTCGCAAGATTCCACAGTATCTGATGGAGAAAATGCAGATCCGCGATGTACTCGTCAGAACAGTGTCAGTAGTGTGTCCCAGTCTCTCCGAGAATGGGATATTCCCTACGATGAACTTGATAGAGGAGAAGTCATTGGACGAGGAAGATTTGGCATTGTATATTCAGGAAATTGGCATGGACAAGTGGCTATAAAAGAGTTGCGAATGGACTATGTTAATGATGAGAAAACTCTTGAAGCATTTAAGGCAGAG GTGAGCACTTTCCGCAAGACCCGGCATGAGAATTTGGTCCTGTTCATGGGTGCATGTATGAAGCCCCCAAGACTGGCCATAGTGACAAGCCTATGCAAGGGCATGACACTCTACAAACACATTCATGTACTGAAAGACAAATTCAATATGTCACGCACCATCTTGATTGCTCAGCAAATTTCACAG GGTATGGGCTACCTTCATGCAAGGGGCATCGTTCACAAGGACCTTAAGACCAAGAATATATTCCTGGAGAGTGGCAAGGTTGTCATCACAGACTTTGGTCTCTTCAATGTTACGAGACTCTGTCACGATAGCAG ACGAGGCAACTGGTTAAGTATTCCTCCTGGTTGGTTGTGTTATCTCTCCCCTGAGGTCATGAGAAACTTGCGTGTGATACAGAAACAAGACGATGGCCTTCCTTTCACCACATATTCAGATGTTTATTGTTTCGG